acacagcattttggaccAAACGGGAGCAGGTCTCCCTGCCTGGATGGACAAACTTGTGCTAGCAGGGCTCACActagagctcatgctcaaataaattggttagtctctaaggtgccacaagtactccttttctttttgcgaatacagactaacacggctgttactctgaaaaaaataactTTGTAGACAacgctttgaagttgcagctcggCCGCTGAAGCCCACCCCACTCAGAGCTTGAATATCAATACACAGCATGGTTTGGAGCTTCTAAACTTTCTGCACAAATCGATGTACCTCTCTTGCTGTATACGGTCAGGCAGCCTTCCACAGTCCAGAGTTTATCATGAAGTTCCCGGGGTGGCCAAAGCTACAGCAAGTTGTTGGGTCCATGATGATGGTCCAAAAACATCTAATTATAGTTTATAAGACTGCTTCCTGATACCCTCGATCACACACCCCCTCTCATAGAAATGATACTTCCTAATTCTCAGTTATACTACAGAGGAGCTGTGGAAAAACTATGGTAAAGGGATGTCACCACCTCCTTCCAAAATTTCAAGCCCAGAGGTAAGAGTGAACTTCATGTGTTGGGGTTTGTGCTATGGATTAAATAACTAACTTTTCTTCCCTGAAGAGCTGCTATAGCAAAACACAGCCACTCCCCAAAACAACAACACTGGGTGCTCATGGACTGCTCAAAGGTGCTCTGCAGTAACTCAAGGCTCCCCAAAGGGGTTCGGGAGTGGCAATGGACATTTATACAGATAATAGGCACATCCACATGAACCATGAGGGatgtttcagggcataagccaacctctaattGACCCTGTGGGCCAATTATTACACAATTTATATTGcaaggtttcttgcatcttcctcttaAGTATCTGATTCTAGCTACACATAGACCACTGGTCTagtccagtatggccattcttatgttcatctgCACCAGCCAGTTGAGCAGGCCCTGGGCAGATGCAGATAGTTCATGCTGTGCACTAATTTAGTAGGTACAGGGGGTAAAATCTTGGTGTTGATGTTAAtaacacaagtcccattgacttcaagagtgccaggattttaccctgcAGTGTCCCATGCTCCCATCATAGCCATTGTGTCTCCCATAGGCGCAACAACAAATAACTGTGTGTAGTTTCAGCAACTAATAATTGTGTGTAGGTTTTTCCTTTTTTGGGGAAGAGGGGGTGTTAAATTTTAAATGAGGAGggtttagggccaaattctgctctgattccCACCTTTCGCAACCTCACAGTAGTGGGAGGATGTAAGCCAGGATAGAATTTGGcctctgatattttaaaatttaaatgtttctattttagGGATGACTTTTTTTTAGAGAGGTCTCTATTTTAACAGACTCATTTGCAGACTCCCAGCCGCCACTTGTGGGCACAGAGCATGCTCACACCTGCACAGACATTTTTTCTGCACTAGCACCTACATGCGGGGGTAATGGATTCTTCCACCTGTGCATACACGGACACAATGATCACCTGCAAAATCCATTTCTCCAGGCAAAAATGCCATGTTTGCCTAGGCAGTCACCAAGGGTCAACTCTACCCCTTCTGATTCTGTTTGCCCTTTTTTCATGTTATGCAGTGAAAAGGCCCTTATCTATTTGTGAACAGTTGAGAAGACTCGCCTTTGTTCACTAACTTATTCACAACACTAAGGATTTAGGATGGCTTTCTGGAGTATTTTTAGTTCCTCTGTGTTGCTTTCGGGAGTATATACTGGGAAGGCATTGTGGCCTAGCGGATAAGGCACTGCATTGGGACCcatggttctattcccagctctgctactaaGCCTGCTGgtggccttgggtaagtcactccacctttctttgcctcagtttcctcatctgtagaaagatgctcagatactatggtgatgagtgtagtaaaaaaacctatatagaatCAAATAGATATCAacctcctctgtaaagtgctttgcaatctaGTGAAGAAGAGTGCCATATAAAAGTTAGGTGATGTTATTATTATAATTCTCAATGTTCTTTTGTTAAGTCAAAGCAGCATATCTCTCAAAATACCAAGCATCTAGCCTGACACTAGTAGTATTACGAAGAGAGGGAAACTCAAACCGTTAAGGGGTTAATCTTGACGTAAGGGGTTAATCGTGACATAGAAACAGATTGCGTTCAAAATTAAAAGACTTTATATCAAGTACTACAGACAGGTAGAAGGAGCACATTATTACAAGAACATTTTCCTGCTTAGGGGCCCAGTGACGCTCTCATTAAAGTTAATAGTGAAATTTACTTCCTTTGCCTTCCATAGGCATAATCTCAGGCCATTTGTGCTTTTGCACTGAGTAGTATCTGGCTGTGGTAAACAGGAATTCAGAAGTATCCACTGTAAAGAGTTTGTGAATCCTGCAGTGGCCCTCACTGTGTTTCAGAAACTATCCAAACTCTGCCAGAGCATCACAGTAGATACATAGCTAGGCCTTGCATATTGTATATAATcataaacatggttatttggacCTCATTGTACCCCGTAGTTCCTTTATTCGGTAAAGAGCAAAATACACAACACCAGTGCTGACGACTGTTGCAATGCCCAACATGGTTTCTTTTGGAGATATCACACCCATCACAGAACCTATACGAGACCGGAGTTGGCTGACTGTAGTATGGGgaattttgttatattttaaaacattacagAGTTTTCTAAAGTTTTACTGTATCTTATTTTAGaacttaaaaactattttagaGAATGCCcactatttaaacaaacaaacccaacccaAACCTTAAGATTTCCCTCACCCCATTGCACAGCCTGAAGTCTCCAGGAAGGTAGAGTGCTAAGATAATGTGCCCAGCAGAGTGCCTGCTCTGACATTACACCAAGTGTACCTGTCAACTTGCTACAGGCCCATACGTGAGACCCAATATATGATGACACCCAAAAGAAGACACATCAGAAAGTCATGCAGGCAGGAAACTTAAAATACGGTGGGATTCATTCCTGTAATGTAAATGACTCTACAACCTCTCTTTCAACAGGGTGAGAGTCTACGGTCTGCGTTATGTACtagattagattatcataatggtgcCTTTTGACCTTAAAATTAAATGATTCCTTGTTTCTGAGGTAAATAATTATTAACAATAAAAGTGAAGAGGCCCCCAGATCCGTTGCAAGGAACTTTAGGACTGAGTGAGGCCTTAAAATGAGGGACAACTTGGAGGTCTGAGACCAAATACAAGCCTGTGCCCCTGACTGGGCCTAGACATTGCAAATCTGACATTTATTTTCTGAAGTAAGTTTTGTTAGCATAAATGTGTGGAATGTCCTCTTCACTTGGTTATTTGGGGCATTCAGCATATATTTCTAAAGCGGTtggatttccccccaccctgatCTATTTACAGTTCTCTTTTATgcacaaaaaacattttctgtaaccTCAGTTTCCTGATTCAGCAGATGTGATGTCAATTATTTACGATAACAAAAGTGAGACAATGCCTGAGGTTTGTGTGGGATGGAGGTAAATTTGAATCTGTAAAAAGGGACAGTGCTAGTAATGAGGTACAGCAAAGAGGCCTACAAAGTAGCTCTCTCTGAGGAGAGTCAGAGTGACCACCTCTCAAgattgggcctgatcctacaacaCGGTCAGCACTCCCTAGATGATGCAGAGTGCCTCCAATTCCCACTCAAGTCACCTTCCAGAAGTTCTTCAGTattttgcaggatcaaaccccatTGTGAGTGGGACAATCCTGACCATCTCTTCTATGTTCCACAAGCAATATTCCTTAAAAATTTTGCCCATGAAAGTGGTAGCCTTCCCAAGAGGCTCCGAGGAAAGAGCTGGATGTCTAGTGGAGTACTGTCTTGGAGGGGAATGATAGGGGGTGGTTCTGTTTATACTAGCTTAATCTATTGCATTGATTATTGGTTTTATTGCCAGGTAAGTAAATCTGGGTTAAGCGTCACAGAGGCTGCTGACTGTTCCTTTTGGTCAGATAATAGAGCAGTGCCAACTGTAGAATTTGGAGATGAACGTTCTTCCTTTACCCACCTCCCCCATAGTGAAGGCATTACGTCAGTAATTATGAGCCATTCTGAGGTTTTTACTGGTCAGTAAATGTCTGGCAAAAGGAGTTAAGGGTCTGAGACAAAACCAAAGGCTCATAAAGTGCTGTCCAGTCATTGATTGACTTGTGGAAACTGCGGAATGGGTCATTAACATTATCATAAAACCTTCTATTTCAGACATTCTAACTTTGCTGCACTGCTGATGGGGCTTTCCTCTTCCTGCGCCAATTTAGAACATTTGTTTCTCACCATTCAGAGGCCCATTAACTACTCCATTTGGGCAAGCTCTATTTCAAAGAGTTTAATCTTAAAACTAATTGggagtgggcagagctggggactgggaggcaggactccagCATTCTaatcctagttctgccactgattacTTGctatgtgatcttgagcaagtgaCTCTGCACCTCTGCTTACCTACCTGTATAACTGGTTTCAGTAATGCTTACCAGCCTCTGCAATGGAAGTTGTGAAGCTTACAAGCTGCCTATATCCTTCTGTAATATTATAAAAGCCCAAAGGAAGCTCAGAAGGTTCTTCCTAATGATATTACATGGTTCATTAGATTAGTGTGTGGCAGATGCTGAATGAAGACCATGGGCTTGTACATGGCTGGAGAATATTACTTACCTGCTATCCTTCCAATTGGCATTGCATGCTCCTCAGGAGGGGAGACAGACACCATGATGTGGTTCATGTATGCTAACTCTTCCCGGTGGGACAAATTGATAGGCTTTACCTCCCTGTGTAGCCCATCCTCAGACAACCGTGATGGTTTGAATTCTACAGAGTGCCTGGGGTTTAGTATCAAAGGGTGCATGATGGGGCTGGGCATCAGCTGGATGACCCTGGTGTTCTCTTGGCGGGGGCTGGAAGGCTTCTGAAGTACTTCAGGAGGAGGCGGGCAGTGGTTGTTCTCTATAGGAGACACTGAGAGAGGGTAGGGCTCTTGATGGTTGTTCTCTTGGTGATGCCTTGTCCCTGGGACTCTATCAGCTGGGGAGAGGCGGCGGATAGTGTTGTCCAATGGGGACTTCAGCGACCGCTGCTCAGGGTCTGGTGACGGCCGGTGATTGGTGGTGATAGGCGATCTAGAACGATGCAACAGTTCAATGGTGGGGGGGTTGTGATGGACTGTTTCTGCTGATGGTCTTGAAGGTCTCTGGACAAAGTTGTCTAGGGAGAAAAGATGAAAACCATAGATCATGATGAACGTGACAGAACCACAGGACCTAACTCAAGACTCAGTGGCTTTCTGGAAAATATGCTctaacacaagttactgggctcaacaCAGGGGTGACAGAGTGAAATTtaatagcctgtgatatacaggaggtcatactagatggacTACACCTCTGTGAATCTACAAACTCATTGACACATTTTAACATAGTCTTCATTATACCTGAGAGGGAGGGAGTGTTGTCTATGAGAGTAGGAAATTGGTGGTTAGGACATCTCTGTTCTATTACCAACTCTCCAAAgagtttcctgtgtgaccttggacaagtggTCTGTATTCCCAGAACCTCAGTCCCATCACCTTTAAAAAGAATTACAATTATTGTTTGAAAAGCATTTTAAGATCCCTTGATGAAAGGTGCTAAAAAGTACACGTTGTTATTATTCATTTCCCTTTGTGCTACCTTCAAAACTGAACATAAATTTGTCCTAAGCCAACATAACCTGGCTTTCCTACAATAATTTAATAGTGTGAGCGTCAAAGCCACGTAGGTGGGAAGCACTCCGTTAATAGTAGGAAATCAGAGAGGGTGACAAGAGAAACTTCATACATGGCAGCTTAATGGGGGACGTGTCTTTGTTAGGCCTAACAGCTTCGTTGCTGTGCATATGTTACAAAGACCTGGATGCATGTTTTGACTTTCCTGTTGCTCTGCCTGCAGACCCTGTAACTGAAAATTGAAGAccagagccagcagcagagtggcTCAAGACATGGGACGAGTACTGGATACATTAGTCAGAGAGTTGTAGAAATCagagatggggggaaaaaaccctgttAGATCACCTTGTGAATATCACAGCCTAACACTTCAGAGGCAGGAAGTTTTGCCTGATAGCCTAAATTTCACCCCATTGCCACTTATAAACCCTCTAGAAGTGATTTCACCAAGATTTTTCTCTTGTTCCATCATTCCAGATGAAAACCTTTTAGAGTGTCTGAtactggaaaaaacagtatggACTTTTTGGGTTGGC
The Eretmochelys imbricata isolate rEreImb1 chromosome 1, rEreImb1.hap1, whole genome shotgun sequence DNA segment above includes these coding regions:
- the ETV6 gene encoding transcription factor ETV6 isoform X5, whose product is MEEDAIRLPAHLRLQPVYWSRDDVAQWLKWAEKEFSLRPIDSNTFEMNGKALLLLTKEDFRYRSPHSGDVLYELLQHILKQRKARMLFSPFFHPGNSIHAQPEVILHQNHDEGDGTEVLGIQTTCPRSHRKLFGELVIEQRCPNHQFPTLIDNTPSLSDNFVQRPSRPSAETVHHNPPTIELLHRSRSPITTNHRPSPDPEQRSLKSPLDNTIRRLSPADRVPGTRHHQENNHQEPYPLSVSPIENNHCPPPPEVLQKPSSPRQENTRVIQLMPSPIMHPLILNPRHSVEFKPSRLSEDGLHREVKPINLSHREELAYMNHIMVSVSPPEEHAMPIGRIADCRLLWDYVYQLLSDSRYENFIRWEDKESKIFRIVDPNGLARLWGNHKNRTNMTYEKMSRALRHYYKLNIIRKEPGQRLLFRFMKTPDEIMSGRTDRLEHLESQELDEQIYQEEEC
- the ETV6 gene encoding transcription factor ETV6 isoform X6, producing the protein MNGKALLLLTKEDFRYRSPHSGDVLYELLQHILKQRKARMLFSPFFHPGNSIHAQPEVILHQNHDEGDGTEVLGIQTTCPRSHRKLFGELVIEQRCPNHQFPTLIDNTPSLSDNFVQRPSRPSAETVHHNPPTIELLHRSRSPITTNHRPSPDPEQRSLKSPLDNTIRRLSPADRVPGTRHHQENNHQEPYPLSVSPIENNHCPPPPEVLQKPSSPRQENTRVIQLMPSPIMHPLILNPRHSVEFKPSRLSEDGLHREVKPINLSHREELAYMNHIMVSVSPPEEHAMPIGRIADCRLLWDYVYQLLSDSRYENFIRWEDKESKIFRIVDPNGLARLWGNHKNRTNMTYEKMSRALRHYYKLNIIRKEPGQRLLFRFMKTPDEIMSGRTDRLEHLESQELDEQIYQEEEC